Part of the Capricornis sumatraensis isolate serow.1 chromosome 9, serow.2, whole genome shotgun sequence genome, GGCCAGGGAAAAAGTCTGTGCGGTAGAGCAGTTCGGGCTTGCTGGAGTCTACCATCTGCTCCTTGCCATtgtcattccaggcagacacacACCAGAGGGAGGGGTCGGCCCTCAGCAACGGGTAAGTGGCCTGAAAGTACTCGAAGAAGTCTGGAGCCACCTCCAGATCATCCTCTACCACCACGGCTGCTGGGAACTTGAACTCGTGAAAGACCTGGCCCAGTGCCCAGCGGTAGTGCCGAGCAATCTTGTAGTAGCCCTGGAACTTTCGGTGGTCAGGTGGCACTGCAATGGTGCTCAGGTCGGGCTGCCGGATGTGCATGACAGCGCTGCCGTAGGAGGCGATAACCTGGGCTGTCTCCTCATGCCCGCAGTCCTGGCTGACAATGATGGGAAAGTGCTCAGCCGAAGGCCGGTAATTCAGCAGCTTGTCTAGGCAGCGCCGAACAGTGCTGCGGTCACAGGCGATGACCAGGATGGGGATTACAGCTGGTGGAGTGGTCACAGGCACTCGTGGCGGGACAGGTGGGGCCACGGTGGGTACCCTCCACCGCTGGCTCCACCTAGCATGGTGCTCCCTGATCTGTTGCAACAGGCCCCGCTGCCGCTCCAGCTCCACCTCGGCGTCCTGGGCCAGGCGGATCACCTCGCGGGTGAGGCTGGCGGGGTCATCATCAAGAGCACTGTCTgagggtagcctgccaggcgctgGGCGTGTCCAAAAGAAGAGGAGC contains:
- the MGAT1 gene encoding alpha-1,3-mannosyl-glycoprotein 2-beta-N-acetylglucosaminyltransferase; the encoded protein is MLKKQSAGLVLWGAILFVAWNALLLLFFWTRPAPGRLPSDSALDDDPASLTREVIRLAQDAEVELERQRGLLQQIREHHARWSQRWRVPTVAPPVPPRVPVTTPPAVIPILVIACDRSTVRRCLDKLLNYRPSAEHFPIIVSQDCGHEETAQVIASYGSAVMHIRQPDLSTIAVPPDHRKFQGYYKIARHYRWALGQVFHEFKFPAAVVVEDDLEVAPDFFEYFQATYPLLRADPSLWCVSAWNDNGKEQMVDSSKPELLYRTDFFPGLGWLLLAELWAELEPKWPKAFWDDWMRRPEQRQGRACVRPEISRTMTFGRKGVSHGQFFDQHLKFIKLNQHFVPFTQLDLSYLRQETYDRDFLARVYGAPLLQVEKVRTSERSELQEVRVQYTSRDSFKAFAKALGVMDDLKSGVPRAGYRGIVSFLYRGRRVHLAPPQTWDGYDPSWN